From Syngnathus typhle isolate RoL2023-S1 ecotype Sweden linkage group LG5, RoL_Styp_1.0, whole genome shotgun sequence:
TTACCCTAGCTTCCCTAATCCAGAACTGCTCTCTAACAGCATTACGCCATCTTGTCGCTCTTCGCCATGTGCCACCAAATCATTGCCACCATCCACTTTTCTCTTTTCCCAAACCCATTCACCAGCTGCAGGAGTACCAACAGGCTtttgctcatcatcatcatcatcatcatcaacaacaacaacatcaacatcatcatctcCCCACCTACATGTCCTCCCCACTGGAGTTCCAGTTGCCTCTGGGCTCCTACAATGCCACCACACCCACTTCCGCGACAGCCCACATGGGGGCGCCCTCGCCTGCAGAACCAGCCTACAACAATCCCAGGTAACCTTCTACGattattatttaaaagttgGGAAAGGAGTGTCAAAATATTCGGTATGACAGCCAAGAGGCAGtattgagggggggaaaaaaagaattaaagtaAGTAAATGATCTTTGTTGCCCACTTGGTCTCCCCCGTGTAGAACGCCTGTGCTGGCCTCGGACGGCATCACCCCTCCCCCCCTGAGTGCCAGCCACCCTCCCGACATGTCTCGCTGGAACCCGTTTGGCGAGGACAACTTCTCCAAACTGACCGAGGAGGAGCTGATCGACCGCGAGTTTGACATGCTCCGAGCAAGCAAGTGACTCTTTCTTCGCTCACTCCGAAATTGCAAAGCGCACTTGTCACATCAAACAACAGAGGCGGTGAACAGAAGTCATTCTTTTAGTATTATGAGGTATTTGTGTCATTGTGCTATTCAAatgaacgagagagagagagacagacgacGGCATTATGCAAACTGGTGTCAGTGAATGGACCTCAAAAGTTGACAAACGGCACGTACCAACGTTCATTTTCCCCGTGCAGACAACCCTGCGGAGAGAAGAGCCAGCACGGAGGCTGAGCGACTCCCATCCGCCGAGCCCCTCCCGACCGAGGACCTGTTTGGCTCCGTGCCCTTTGTGGCCAGCGCAGGCAAGTCTTAAGGAGTATCAGCCGCAAGGACCCCCACACCTCTGTCCCCAAACCTGCTGGCCCTCTCGGAGCCAGAACGTCCGCCTCCCCTACCATCCACGGGAGAGTCTTGGGTTCTACATTAACTCTGTTCGTTCGTCTTCCTGCTACGTTGGCTCACGTGCGCCTCATTTGGGGAGTGTAGAGAAGCGCTTcatatcattttttaaaaatattttttttttttactcaaactATTTTCATTGGTTATTTTCACCGCAACTGCTTTCATTGTAATCAATCAGCCTTATAGGTCAGCAGCATGAGATGATCTTTCATCGAAAAAACAGAACAAAGCCACCAAAGAATGTAGCCAGGACTATTCAAGCTAAAGAGGCATCAGGCCCGCATGGCCGTCCTCGTTCACCTTTTGTCGGCCTTAACATTATTTGTGAAGTGAAATATCACCGTCCAATGTGAAATGTTACATTCAAGCACGTTAGTCGGTGCGAAAGGTCGCAGTCAAAATTTGGAGATGCCCTGTTGGTTGGCAAcaaaatgtaatccatttttgaAAAAAGCATTTTGTAGATTTGTCTCGCCACAAGTGTCAATCATCTTAAGCTGTTGGGTATGCCAGGCTCGCTATAGTAATTAGCAAAATTCGCATAGCTCGCATTACGCATATACAAGCACGCTAATGTCATGGAAGTTAGTCGTCGCAGCTAAAAACGTCGTACATGTGCACGTCATCCGGTACAGCTTGACGTGAAGTAATCAGCAAACGGAACCGCCGTCGCGAACGACAAACTCCTCCAGCGAGCTTCAGGTTAACGCGTGACTTGAAAGGCCGCCGCCGCTGAGCAATAATAGCTCGTGTGCCTCTTCCTGCTCTCAAAGTGAACGGcaacttttcctctttttttcgtTTGTAACAGACGATTACCGTCTCTTGCGCCATCACATCACCCTGGTACCGCGATGCTAAATGTTAAATgtgcttgttgtttttgtgccaaCCATATGTGTGGCAAGGCTAATACGTTGTCGAAGAAAGTAACTGTCCTCCCAGGAAATGTTTGGGAGAACCCTCGTATTGTACGGTTGGGAGCTTTTTGTCTCGATTTAGTTGAGTGCTCATTTACATGAAGTCGTACACTATGTATGAGTATGACCAAAGATTTGCATGACAAAACCAAATGCAAATTTCAAACAAGATAGGAGGGAAAAGTTCATTGGCCTCAATGCATTCCTAAAAAAGGTTGTGgagttttaatttaaaaaactgGGACATGCTCCGTTGCTCAGGAGTGAAAGTTGCATCTTGGTGCAttttttttgaatgtttttttttctttttttttgcaatgaagTGCCTTTGCTGCATCATTTTATTCAGTGGACCAACCACGCCAATGACAAAACGGATGTGTTTTTCGCTCTAATATTCCAACTGGCTGATGGCACATGAATGGaagacattattttttttttgtacttgtcCACTTTTGTCCATACAAGCCTAAAAGGGCTCCGGTTTGCCAGCGCAGTGCTCGCCACCATTGCtaatccccccctccccccccccttacgtTTTACCCTCAAAGGTaagtaaacctttttttttaattttccgtttacattgtttttttttactaccaTTCGCTCCTCCTTGCATGCGTCCGGCAGCCACGCTCAGAAACATCTTGTTCACGTGTACTGGTGGAAGATTCTAGAAGAAAACAACCCAATAGATGAACCCACTTGTCGCTGTTTACATTTGTGCGTCtcatattccccccccccccttttgtcTCAGGGTTTTTTGCTTTTGCCCCTTTTTTACAAGCTAAAGCTACATGTTTCTGAAAACATACTGCAGCTGGTACGTGGCCTGTAGAAGACTCCATCTTTGTTTGGTTGTAAAAGAAATTATGTTTCCTACTGTGAGTGTGGCTGTATTTCTTACAGAATGTTACTGAGAAATAAAATGCATtgaaaaacaagacaaacaatcaagaaaatttgaattattattttttttttaaatgttccaccactacacattgaaacaagCAAGATGTTCCTGACGTACTAGCTTGGCTGTCGTTCTACTGTCACGGTTAAACGTTTTTGCTAATCCCTGAAATCAAAAGCCACGGCCGACATTAAAAATAAGTAACGCAATAAGTGACACAAAGTTCTCCCCAACCGGAAACATCCCAAACTCTTTTGTGAGAATTGGTCTCGTAGTTTTTTTCACTATCCcgctaataaataaaaaagcagaAAGCCAAGCCGTACTGCTTGTGCATTTCCGCCATGATTTTGACAAATCTTGTGCGTGTGCTACCTGGCTTCAACGTTTTGGTGAGTTCTGTCATGTAGTTTTGCAGGCTCCGTTTTAAGCCAATCGGCCATGTACTTGCGTAGTTCAGCCAAACAAGTGGCaatcaaaacaaaccaaaatctCAGCCTAAAAATCCCATCAAGGCAGAACAATCTTGAAATCTtatggatttatttttaaatcaaatcttgctgacaaaatgaccaaaacaaagaagaaatgcAGACCTCCGTCTGAACGACCGTCGACGgtcatggcaaaaaaaaattccaattgATGCTTCAATGAATTGTGGAAATGGGTCGCACGTGCACTTTTTTGCCATATCACACCAACAACCAAGCGGTGGCCACATTGACACTTTTTGGACCTGATGGAGGTAAGATATTTTTTCTGTAGCTTCAGCTACAAGAATGCGAAATTGCACATTTTAGTTTTAATGTCAAGGTATTGTCAGTGACATGCAAGCTTTTCTTCATTTTAGTAAAGCGCAACGTAAATATGTAGTCTACTTTGAATGCAGACATTTTGTGGCGCACTCCAAAAATGACATTGCGATTCGTAACAAATGGCATCTTTTTGCCGTTCATCTGCCATTGTACAATGTTGGCTCCCGGCCCCAAAATAGTTTGACTAATGTGCTGATTTTAACGGGTAGGCTAAGTGTAAGAATCGACTCCTGGTGAAGAACTACTCACTAACTCGTCTTCATGCTTCGAAATGTTGCAATTTtctctccccccaaaaaaagggggATTCCTCTTCTCCGACTTGAACGTTTGTATTGTTCCGGCAGGTTCCAATGTAGCAGCAGGCGATCCGTTGAAACCCGAAGTCGTCGTTTCCATTCCAGCTTCTCTCGACGATCGGTCGCCAGTTCCGACAGCCAAGGAGCACAAGTCCATCAGGAGGGCCGACTATTCGGACAGCGATTTTGAGTCTGACCCTCCTTCGCCAAAAAgcagtgaggaggaggaagagctggTGGAGCCTGAGGAGTACGAAGGCACGATCAGCGAACATGGCGACGACACTGAGCCGGAGAATCAGGGCCAGCGGCCCCTCTTGATGGAGTCCGAAGAAGACGGCGAGGACGATGACAAGTGTAGCTTGGACTCTGACGACAAGGCGAAGAATCTCTCACAGAAGGAAGATGCTACCAAGCGAGGGAATCGAGGCCAGTCTGGTCCAGTTCCGATGGACCCTCGGGACTCCCTGGCCTCGGTGGACGTCTTTGGTGCCGTTCCCTTCCTTGGTGGGGACTCAGTGGTGGGAGATATCTTTGCCAAGGCGCCTTTCCGGCAAGCCAGCCTCGAACAGCCACCGGCTGACGATTTCGACGTCTTCACCAAAGCGCCGTTCAGCCGGAATCTCTCCAAGAACGCCAGTGGCCAGACTCCGCCCGTTTCCCCCGAGGGCGTGGACGTCTTCGGCTTCAGCCCCTTCCAACCGGGCGTCCCATTTCCTACCACATCCAGGAGCGCCGAGGACATTTTTCTACCATCCGCAGAGGACTCGCCGCGGCAACAGAGGTTGAAACAGCGCAGCCTCCAGAAGCTGTCGTCGCGCCAAAGGAAAACCAAGCAGGATGCTACCGGGACGGGCGGTGGAAAGCGGCACCACGGCACCCCCACAGGTGGAAGGAAAAGTGGAAAACCTGCCAAAGCCACATTCCGTACCCCAGAGCGGGTCCGTAGGCACAAGAAAGTGGGCCGGCGGGACTCACAGAGTAGTAACGAGTTCCCAAGCGATTCTAAAGAGAACATCAGCGTGGATGTGACCATTGCAGAAGGGAAGGACAACAGTGCCCAACTCCAAAAGGATGAGATTCTGGACCCCTTTGGAGCTAAACCCTTCCACCCTCAGGACGGAGGGCGGAACGGAGGCGCCTACCCGGGGGGCCTCCCTGAAAGCAAGAGTGACCTGGGCACATCCTGGGCACTGGCTCTTCACGGGGATCGTAGCACCACCGACGATTTTGGGGCAGTGCCTTTCACGGAAGTGGTGGTCTCTGCTGGGCCTCAGCAGCAGTCGCTGGAACTGGACCCGTTTGGCGCTGCACCGTTTCCATCCAAGCAGTGACTCCCACATCTCGCACATGTTCCATTACGACAGGTCGTTGTCACATAGCCCCTAAGATTGTCCAGTCGTGGAGCAAGCGTCTGACTTCCGAAGACCACTCAAATCCTGTGAAACGGCCTTGGAAGCCACATAGCTGTTTTAACGCCAGAGAAACGTTAGCGACCCAACAAACTCTGATTTTTAATGTGTGACCActtgcaaattgtattttttctttttcttttataaaaGTGCCACCACGACAGTGCTCTATTGGGGGAAAGTAAAACCATAGACAGGATGTCTTTGGGCTGACGTCCTTTGCTGTGCACGAGGAACATTGGCAAGCCGACAAACTGTGATTTCTAATGAAATCTTTTTAGGCTCGGTATCTCGAGCCTAACAAGCCGATAAACTAACTTGGAAGATGCCACCACTCGTGGCCCATAGGTTTTTATTTAGCAAGCGGTACCCCGACACTCTGACTGGAGCATGCTTGGGTGGCTCTTTAAAACCACAGAGTGATGATTTAAGGATTTAGGTTAACGACAACCGTTTGCTCGTATACCTCCTGTCGAGATTATTCGGAACCCTTTGGGTCCATGTCCAGGCTGGGGTGATCCAGTCACCCCCAGTGCAAAGTCCTGGGTGGTGTGGTGCACCTGTTAAGAAACCCAACAAATGTGATTTTGTAATATACTGGACGTAGCGACCAGGCTGTACAGGCAAGCCCACTTTACACGGAACCAAGATTGTGTTGGATCCCTTTGCGAGGCCCACATGGTGCCAGACAGGCACTGCCAGTAGGAAGTTTTGGTGCACTGTCCTTTGCTACATTTGAGAAACAAGTAACTCCTACTGTGATATCTAATGCACAACTGTTCCAATTCCCATCATTTTTGTTGTATAAGCAGGACTCCACAATGCCAAATCCCGAGTTACTCTCTAAAACCAATGGCCGAGGTCTTTAGggccaagattttttttgtaatattcaAGAACCATTAGCAACCTTCCAGTTGTGATTTCAAATGTGCCACTCTTCCGCTGGTATTGCGCTGAGCGACCAGTCTGTTTTTATTTAGGATGTAGCACCGAAACATGCTGACCAGAGGATGTAAGACTGCCAAGATTATTTTGGGTTCCCCTGGGGGAAGGTATCCAGGACTCTCTGAGATCAATGTGGACCTGGAGACCACCAGGGAGCACTCCCAGGCGCTGCCTTTGGGAAATCCAAATGTTCTGGGTCCCACCAGTGGGGTGTCTTCACTAGAAATGTAAAACCAAGGGTGGACTTTGGGGTTCTTGCCCCCACTGAAGCAATAGCAAGATT
This genomic window contains:
- the bmp2k gene encoding BMP-2-inducible protein kinase isoform X1, whose protein sequence is MKKFSRMPKSESGGPGGASGSGSGLNSYFGKVFAVGRYQVTVEELVAEGGFSVVFLARTHSGIRCALKRMYVNNVPDLNVHKREITIMKELSGHKNIVGYLDSAVNTVSDSVWEVLILMEYCKAGQVVKQMNQRLNVGFSEAEVLRIFCDTCEAVARLHQCKTPIIHRDLKVENILLNDQGSYVLCDFGSATHKALQPLKDGVTAVEDEIRKYTTLSYRAPEMINLYAGKAITTKADIWALGCLLYKLCFFTLPFGESQVAICDGTFIVPDNSKFSLKLHCLIRYMLEPDHEERPDIYQVSYFAFKFAGKDCPVPNIFNSPIPSSLPEPLTASEAAAKKSMTKARIRDSVGPTETSIAPRQRPKAANSNVLPLATVTPVKVTGAPPAAPVSNGQKAPTPGSGQPCAQPQQQPGSQQHRVLQQLQPGDLRLQQLRQQHQHQQALQQQHINAQQLQYLQYQQAVQQSIQQQQQQQMMMQLQQQQSTYQQRVAHASQAQYAAMLQEYQQAFAHHHHHHHQQQQHQHHHLPTYMSSPLEFQLPLGSYNATTPTSATAHMGAPSPAEPAYNNPRTPVLASDGITPPPLSASHPPDMSRWNPFGEDNFSKLTEEELIDREFDMLRANNPAERRASTEAERLPSAEPLPTEDLFGSVPFVASAGSNVAAGDPLKPEVVVSIPASLDDRSPVPTAKEHKSIRRADYSDSDFESDPPSPKSSEEEEELVEPEEYEGTISEHGDDTEPENQGQRPLLMESEEDGEDDDKCSLDSDDKAKNLSQKEDATKRGNRGQSGPVPMDPRDSLASVDVFGAVPFLGGDSVVGDIFAKAPFRQASLEQPPADDFDVFTKAPFSRNLSKNASGQTPPVSPEGVDVFGFSPFQPGVPFPTTSRSAEDIFLPSAEDSPRQQRLKQRSLQKLSSRQRKTKQDATGTGGGKRHHGTPTGGRKSGKPAKATFRTPERVRRHKKVGRRDSQSSNEFPSDSKENISVDVTIAEGKDNSAQLQKDEILDPFGAKPFHPQDGGRNGGAYPGGLPESKSDLGTSWALALHGDRSTTDDFGAVPFTEVVVSAGPQQQSLELDPFGAAPFPSKQ
- the bmp2k gene encoding BMP-2-inducible protein kinase isoform X3, with product MYVNNVPDLNVHKREITIMKELSGHKNIVGYLDSAVNTVSDSVWEVLILMEYCKAGQVVKQMNQRLNVGFSEAEVLRIFCDTCEAVARLHQCKTPIIHRDLKVENILLNDQGSYVLCDFGSATHKALQPLKDGVTAVEDEIRKYTTLSYRAPEMINLYAGKAITTKADIWALGCLLYKLCFFTLPFGESQVAICDGTFIVPDNSKFSLKLHCLIRYMLEPDHEERPDIYQVSYFAFKFAGKDCPVPNIFNSPIPSSLPEPLTASEAAAKKSMTKARIRDSVGPTETSIAPRQRPKAANSNVLPLATVTPVKVTGAPPAAPVSNGQKAPTPGSGQPCAQPQQQPGSQQHRVLQQLQPGDLRLQQLRQQHQHQQALQQQHINAQQLQYLQYQQAVQQSIQQQQQQQMMMQLQQQQSTYQQRVAHASQAQYAAMLQEYQQAFAHHHHHHHQQQQHQHHHLPTYMSSPLEFQLPLGSYNATTPTSATAHMGAPSPAEPAYNNPRTPVLASDGITPPPLSASHPPDMSRWNPFGEDNFSKLTEEELIDREFDMLRANNPAERRASTEAERLPSAEPLPTEDLFGSVPFVASAGSNVAAGDPLKPEVVVSIPASLDDRSPVPTAKEHKSIRRADYSDSDFESDPPSPKSSEEEEELVEPEEYEGTISEHGDDTEPENQGQRPLLMESEEDGEDDDKCSLDSDDKAKNLSQKEDATKRGNRGQSGPVPMDPRDSLASVDVFGAVPFLGGDSVVGDIFAKAPFRQASLEQPPADDFDVFTKAPFSRNLSKNASGQTPPVSPEGVDVFGFSPFQPGVPFPTTSRSAEDIFLPSAEDSPRQQRLKQRSLQKLSSRQRKTKQDATGTGGGKRHHGTPTGGRKSGKPAKATFRTPERVRRHKKVGRRDSQSSNEFPSDSKENISVDVTIAEGKDNSAQLQKDEILDPFGAKPFHPQDGGRNGGAYPGGLPESKSDLGTSWALALHGDRSTTDDFGAVPFTEVVVSAGPQQQSLELDPFGAAPFPSKQ
- the bmp2k gene encoding BMP-2-inducible protein kinase isoform X2; the protein is MKKFSRMPKSESGGPGGASGSGSGLNSYFGKVFAVGRYQVTVEELVAEGGFSVVFLARTHSGIRCALKRMYVNNVPDLNVHKREITIMKELSGHKNIVGYLDSAVNTVSDSVWEVLILMEYCKAGQVVKQMNQRLNVGFSEAEVLRIFCDTCEAVARLHQCKTPIIHRDLKVENILLNDQGSYVLCDFGSATHKALQPLKDGVTAVEDEIRKYTTLSYRAPEMINLYAGKAITTKADIWALGCLLYKLCFFTLPFGESQVAICDGTFIVPDNSKFSLKLHCLIRYMLEPDHEERPDIYQVSYFAFKFAGKDCPVPNIFNSPIPSSLPEPLTASEAAAKKSMTKARIRDSVGPTETSIAPRQRPKAANSNVLPLATVTPVKVTGAPPAAPVSNGQKAPTPGSGQPCAQPQQQPGSQQHRVLQQLQPGDLRLQQLRQQHQHQQALQQQHINAQQLQYLQYQQAVQQSIQQQQQQQMMMQLQQQQSTYQQRVAHASQAQYAAMEYQQAFAHHHHHHHQQQQHQHHHLPTYMSSPLEFQLPLGSYNATTPTSATAHMGAPSPAEPAYNNPRTPVLASDGITPPPLSASHPPDMSRWNPFGEDNFSKLTEEELIDREFDMLRANNPAERRASTEAERLPSAEPLPTEDLFGSVPFVASAGSNVAAGDPLKPEVVVSIPASLDDRSPVPTAKEHKSIRRADYSDSDFESDPPSPKSSEEEEELVEPEEYEGTISEHGDDTEPENQGQRPLLMESEEDGEDDDKCSLDSDDKAKNLSQKEDATKRGNRGQSGPVPMDPRDSLASVDVFGAVPFLGGDSVVGDIFAKAPFRQASLEQPPADDFDVFTKAPFSRNLSKNASGQTPPVSPEGVDVFGFSPFQPGVPFPTTSRSAEDIFLPSAEDSPRQQRLKQRSLQKLSSRQRKTKQDATGTGGGKRHHGTPTGGRKSGKPAKATFRTPERVRRHKKVGRRDSQSSNEFPSDSKENISVDVTIAEGKDNSAQLQKDEILDPFGAKPFHPQDGGRNGGAYPGGLPESKSDLGTSWALALHGDRSTTDDFGAVPFTEVVVSAGPQQQSLELDPFGAAPFPSKQ